In Rosa chinensis cultivar Old Blush chromosome 1, RchiOBHm-V2, whole genome shotgun sequence, a genomic segment contains:
- the LOC112176642 gene encoding uncharacterized protein LOC112176642 yields MVMAMLLSPLKPLAYSTSAFSQDPSSSYRPAVLLPGLGNNSADYKKLEVTLRGYGVSTVVAKVARIDWLRNAAGLVDPNYWRGTLSPRPVLDWYLKRVDEAVTEARELAQGGPLSLVGHSAGGWLARLYMEEYGKSDISLLLTLGTPHQPPPKGVSGVIDQTRGLLYYVEKNCSKAVYTPELKYVCIAGRYLQGARLFGNSSESVDSAIPIESLEPSSEVAVINDVSTSTSTTPTLRARFVGQGYKQVCGQADVWGDGVVPEVSAHLEGALNISIDGVYHSPVGSDDILRPWYGSPAIVEQWMHHLLS; encoded by the exons ATGGTGATGGCTATGCTTCTATCACCATTGAAACCCTTGGCCTACTCCACTTCTGCATTTTCTCAAGACCCATCATCATCATACAGACCAGCTGTTCTTCTTCCA gGTTTGGGGAACAATTCAGCTGACTACAAGAAGTTGGAGGTTACATTGAGAGGGTATGGAGTGTCCACAGTGGTTGCTAAGGTGGCAAGAATTGATTGGCTGAGGAATGCCGCCGGTTTGGTGGACCCGAATTACTGGCGGGGAACTCTCAGTCCTCGCCCTGTGCTTGATTG GTATTTGAAGAGGGTGGATGAGGCTGTAACAGAGGCAAGGGAGCTAGCACAAG gtGGACCTTTATCCCTAGTTGGACATTCAGCAGGAGGATGGCTTGCACGTCTCTACATGGAAGAATATGGGAAATCAGATATTTCCCTGTTATTGACTCTTGGAACCCCTCACCA ACCACCTCCAAAAGGTGTGTCAGGGGTTATTGATCAAACAAGGGGACTCCTGTATTATGTTGAAAAGAATTGCTCAAAAGCTGTTTACACTCCTGAACTGAAATATGTATGTATCGCTGGGAG GTATCTCCAAGGTGCTCgcttatttggcaattcaaGTGAAAGTGTTGATTCTGCAATTCCAATAGAGAGTTTAGAACCCTCATCAGAGGTTGCTGTTATAAATGATGTGAGCACTTCAACATCAACCACACCCACTTTGCGTGCACGCTTTGTGGGGCAAGGGTATAAGCAG GTTTGTGGGCAGGCAGATGTTTGGGGTGATGGAGTTGTACCAGAAGTATCAGCTCATCTGGAGGGTGCACTCAATATTAGCATAGATGGTGTTTACCACTCACCAGTTGGTTCAGATGATATCTTAAGACCGTGGTATGGGTCTCCCGCAATTGTTGAGCAATGGATGCATCACCTCCTGAGCTAA
- the LOC112165238 gene encoding putative disease resistance protein At3g14460 — protein sequence MALEVVGGAFLSALFQDVFRKMASGEVVEFLKGKKLTDGLLKTLEIMLLSVSVVLDDAEEKQLSNSIVMHWLDALKEAVYDAEDLLEEIKTQVLKGKLEAEPGSSTSKVRNLFPSSDATLNTRIEEILVRLEFIAKQKDVLDLKVGAPQRVSQAPPSTSLLEDSGVYGRDEEKERLIRLLLSDDATGNKISVIPIVGMGGIGKTTLAQLIYNDVRVKQHFDLHAWVCVSDEFNILRITQTIYECVVSRTCDIRNLDLLQSELKEVLTGKKFLFVLDDVWNQNYMHWDFLRRPFESGGHGSKIIVTTRNEGVAFTMGNFQTHRLMQISEEGCWLLFAKHAFGNAGVSIDLDLERIGRKIVKKCEGLPLAAKSLGGLLRSKLNVEEWEDILNSDMWEWSQEESNIMPALWLSYRHLPSHLKCCFAFCSIFPKSYMFEKSELVLLWKAGDLLQPKRNKTLEEVGEHYFIELLSRSFFQLRKDDKSYFIMHDLINDLAKFVSRDFYVRLEESDSSNFASKTRHFSFMKKDCHSLEKFKALHGAKYLRTFLPLKQQNWYSLELRMLDKLVLHDLLPKLRCLRFLNLSGYDIWELPDSINNLQLLRHLDMSDTRIKKLPDSLCTLYNLQTLLLSKCKALAQLPGNLGRLINLSHLNVEGTKLEKMPPDMGKLKDLRLLSDFVLDKQAPRFQIVELKKLQHLRGALQISGVCNIVHVSDALEVNIMKDKKYLNELVLEWGSSITDNSQIDREVLEKFQPHGNLKRLSIYSYGGTRFPGWLGYYPSSTLIYLGLFKCANCYSLPSLGQLPSLRELHISELDAVVSIGPEFYGDSSSEIKPFRSLQVLTFTLMTEWLEWFFVGGEDQGGVFPNLLELRLVACPKLTGTLVLDYFPMLKSLNLFGTGLSLGSSQECNWPKPLSFTTLDMSICPNIVTFPYGKLHASNLTKMKISECKKFSSLPEQMHSLLPSLQSLLIFDCPELESFPEGGLPSKLESLGIFRCKKLIAKRMEWGLRRLTSLTELSLGFDECEEVDSFPEEDLLPPTLTYLRIYGLLSLKTMEGGKGFRHLSCLETLVIERCPELQCLPDEGLPSTLSSLQIWDCPLLEQRCGRDNGEDWPKIAHIPNIDII from the coding sequence ATGGCTTTGGAGGTTGTGGGTGGAGCTTTTCTCTCTGCTCTTTTCCAGGATGTATTTCGCAAGATGGCTTCTGGGGAAGTCGTTGAATTCCTCAAGGGAAAGAAATTGACTGATGGATTACTCAAGACATTGGAGATCATGCTGTTATCTGTTAGCGTTGTTCTCGATGACGCCGAGGAGAAGCAACTGAGTAACTCAATTGTGATGCACTGGCTGGATGCGCTTAAAGAGGCTGTTTATGATGCTGAGGACTTGCTGGAGGAGATCAAGACACAAGTGTTGAAGGGGAAGCTCGAAGCCGAACCAGGGAGTAGCACAAGTAAGGTACGAAACCTCTTCCCTTCTTCTGACGCAACACTAAACACCAGGATAGAGGAAATTCTTGTGAGACTAGAGTTCATTGCAAAACAAAAAGATGTCCTTGATTTAAAAGTAGGTGCTCCACAGAGAGTGTCACAGGCTCCGCCTTCAACTTCTTTGCTGGAAGACTCTGGTGTATATGGAAGAGACGAGGAGAAGGAGAGATTGATTAGATTATTGCTATCGGACGATGCGACTGGCAATAAGATAAGTGTGATTCCAATTGTGGGCATGGGTGGGATCGGAAAGACCACTCTTGCTCAGCTCATATACAATGATGTTAGAGTGAAACAACATTTTGACCTTCATGCATGGGTttgtgtttcggacgaatttaaCATTCTTAGAATAACACAAACAATCTATGAGTGTGTTGTTTCGAGGACTTGTGATATTAGGAACCTAGATCTGCTTCAATCTGAACTGAAGGAGGTCTTGACAGGGAAGAAGTTCTTgtttgttcttgatgatgtgtgGAACCAAAATTATATGCATTGGGATTTTTTAAGGCGTCCCTTTGAATCTGGAGGACACGGAAGTAAGATCATTGTCACAACACGCAACGAAGGTGTTGCATTTACGATGGGCAATTTTCAAACACATCGTCTAATGCAAATATCAGAGGAAGGTTGTTGGTTGCTGTTTGCAAAACATGCCTTTGGAAATGCAGGTGTTAGCATAGACTTGGATCTTGAAAGAATAGGAAGGAAAATTGTTAAAAAGTGTGAAGGCCTTCCTTTGGCTGCTAAATCACTTGGGGGTCTCTTACGCTCTAAATTAAATGTGGAGGAATGGGAAGATATACTGAACAGTGACATGTGGGAGTGGTCGCAAGAGGAAAGTAACATTATGCCAGCACTTTGGTTGAGCTATCGTCATTTGCCTTCACATCTCAAGTGTTGTTTTGCCTTTTGTTCTATATTTCCCAAGAGTTATATGTTTGAAAAATCAGAATTGGTTTTACTGTGGAAAGCAGGGGATCTCTTACAACCGAAAAGAAATAAGACGTTGGAAGAAGTTGGAGAACACTATTTCATTGAACTACTCTCAAGATCATTTTTCCAATTACGTAAGGATGACAAGTCATATTTCATCATGCATGACCTTATCAACGATTTAGCGAAGTTTGTATCCAGAGACTTTTATGTTAGGTTGGAGGAGAGTGATTCATCCAACTTTGCGAGCAAGACTCGTCATTTTTCATTTATGAAGAAAGATTGCCATAGCTTGGAGAAATTTAAGGCTTTACATGGAGCTAAATATTTGCGCACCTTCCTACCATTGAAACAACAGAATTGGTATAGTTTAGAGCTGAGAATGTTGGATAAGTTGGTACTACATGATCTATTGCCAAAGCTACGATGTTTAAGATTCCTCAACTTATCAGGGTATGATATATGGGAGTTACCTGATTCAATTAACAACTTGCAACTTCTTAGGCATTTGGACATGTCTGACACTCGCATAAAAAAGTTGCCAGATTCATTGTGTACCCTGTACAATTTACAAACTCTGTTGTTGTCAAAATGTAAAGCACTTGCTCAGTTGCCGGGTAATTTGGGAAGATTAATCAACTTGAGCCATCTTAATGTCGAAGGTACAAAGCTAGAAAAGATGCCACCAGATATGGGCAAATTAAAAGACCTAAGACTATTAAGTGACTTTGTGCTGGACAAACAAGCTCCAAGATTTCAAATTGTAGAGTTAAAGAAGCTTCAGCATCTGCGTGGAGCACTTCAAATTTCAGGTGTTTGCAATATTGTTCATGTTAGTGATGCTTTGGAGGTCAATATTATGAAGGACAAGAAGTATCTTAATGAACTAGTTTTGGAATGGGGATCAAGTATAACTGACAATTCACAAATAGATAGAGAAGTGCTCGAAAAGTTCCAACCTCATGGTAACCTGAAAAGGCTGTCAATCTATTCTTATGGAGGCACAAGATTTCCGGGTTGGTTAGGATATTATCCCTCATCTACTCTGATTTATCTTGGACTTTTCAAGTGTGCAAATTGTTACTCCTTGCCATCACTGGGGCAGCTACCATCCCTTAGAGAGCTTCATATCAGTGAGCTAGATGCAGTGGTCTCTATAGGTCCTGAGTTTTATGGAGACAGCAGTAGTGAAATTAAACCATTCAGATCTCTACAAGTTTTGACATTCACTTTAATGACGGAGTGGCTAGAGTGGTTTTTTGTTGGAGGTGAAGATCAAGGTGGGGTTTTTCCTAATCTTCTTGAGCTTCGTCTGGTGGCTTGTCCCAAGCTAACAGGGACATTAGTCTTAGACTACTTCCCAATGCTTAAGAGCCTAAATTTGTTTGGAACTGGTCTATCCCTTGGTAGTTCACAAGAATGTAACTGGCCTAAACCCTTATCATTCACCACATTGGATATGTCTATTTGCCCAAATATTGTGACTTTTCCCTATGGAAAGCTGCACGCGTCAAACTtgacaaaaatgaaaataagtgAATGTAAGAAGTTTAGTTCACTCCCAGAACAAATGCACAGCCTTCTCCCATCTCTTCAGTCTTTGTTGATATTTGATTGTCCAGAACTTGAATCATTTCCGGAAGGTGGGTTGCCATCAAAGTTAGAATCACTTGGAATCTTTCGTTGCAAGAAACTCATTGCAAAGCGTATGGAGTGGGGTCTAAGAAGACTCACCTCTCTCACAGAGTTGTCGCTTGGCTTCGATGAATGTGAAGAAGTAGATTCATTTCCAGAGGAGGATCTGCTGCCCCCTACTCTCACTTATCTCCGCATCTACGGTCTTTTGAGCCTTAAGACGATGGAAGGTGGCAAGGGGTTCAGGCACCTCAGCTGTCTCGAAACCTTGGTGATTGAGAGATGCCCTGAGCTCCAGTGCTTGCCAGATGAAGGGTTGCCCAGTACTCTTTCTAGTTTACAAATCTGGGATTGTCCTTTGCTAGAACAACGGTGCGGCAGAGATAATGGGGAAGACTGGCCTAAGATTGCTCACATCCCCAACATAGACATTATATAG